A window of Spiroplasma syrphidicola EA-1 contains these coding sequences:
- the polA gene encoding DNA polymerase I produces MNKILLIDGNSLIFRAFYATAYSGEMLKSLDGTPTNAVYAFANMLNKILKDNNYYSVVVAFDKGKINFRHDLIADYKAGRSKTPEELVQQFPIVKEFLDSYQIPYLEKEGYEADDLLGCLAKQAETQNYYVDILSSDKDLFQLISDKTNILIPRQGDSADIFDKTALLNKWEVSPEQVPDLKGLMGDPSDNLKGIPGVGEKTAIKLIKEYQTIENIYQNIDDIKGSLKNNLISHQAEALLCKKVATILCDLELGDFAFSKLEVNKEKLLDFYLKYNMNSYVTKLYNNSEPVKQSLAVKVITEWSEEWNEDGTTVFLELFDENYHLSELIGFGIVNSHGIFYFDYTSAKFDTSFHAFLANENYQKFTYNAKSLIVGLGRDNITINNISYDMMLAGYIYNSNTKNTLDNYINLFAKKQILSDELFYGKGVKKTIPTDLNKLSYFIGEKANYIHTLREKIVSLLTSSNQYQLYYDIELPTTFALARMERAGVKVDQRELSKQTVRIEQIVNDLNREINTMANKEVNPNSPKQLSELLYQDLQLKDHKKGSTAQEVLETIKLSHPIISKILDYRKYQKLYSTYLKGMEKYLFQDGKVHTIYKQTLTATGRLSSVEPNMQNISIRDEVQKEVRKIFVVSSEDNILLSADYSQIELRILADMSKDDHMLAAFNAGEDIHTNTAMKIFNLKKEEITSTIRRSAKAVNFGIIYGISDFGLANDLNISVPEAKEIIQNYYQQFPTIKNFIDSQVEFCKNNGYVMTMFNRKRYVPEINDANYMQREFGKRIAMNMPIQGTAADIIKIALKNIDQELLRLKLRTKIIAQIHDELIFEVPKTELAQVKALVKDLMENSTKLSVKLTVDMVEGASWYQLK; encoded by the coding sequence ATGAATAAAATTTTACTAATTGATGGAAACTCATTAATCTTTCGGGCTTTTTATGCAACAGCCTATAGTGGTGAAATGTTAAAAAGTTTAGATGGAACACCAACAAATGCCGTTTATGCTTTTGCTAATATGTTAAATAAAATCTTAAAAGATAATAATTATTATAGTGTTGTTGTGGCTTTTGATAAGGGAAAAATTAATTTTCGCCATGACTTAATTGCTGATTATAAAGCGGGAAGAAGTAAAACCCCAGAAGAATTAGTACAGCAATTTCCAATTGTGAAAGAATTTTTAGATAGTTATCAAATTCCTTATTTAGAAAAAGAAGGATATGAAGCCGATGATTTGCTAGGTTGTTTAGCTAAGCAAGCTGAGACGCAAAATTATTATGTTGATATTTTATCAAGTGATAAAGATTTATTTCAATTAATTAGTGATAAAACAAATATTTTAATTCCTCGCCAAGGTGATAGTGCTGATATTTTTGATAAAACAGCACTATTAAATAAGTGAGAAGTTAGTCCCGAACAAGTTCCTGATTTAAAAGGTTTAATGGGTGATCCTTCTGATAATTTAAAAGGAATCCCCGGGGTTGGAGAAAAAACAGCGATCAAGTTAATTAAGGAATATCAAACAATTGAAAATATTTATCAAAATATTGACGATATTAAAGGGAGCTTAAAGAATAATTTAATTAGTCATCAAGCTGAAGCGTTATTATGTAAGAAAGTAGCAACAATTCTATGTGATTTGGAATTAGGTGATTTTGCTTTTAGCAAACTAGAAGTTAACAAAGAAAAACTACTAGATTTTTATTTAAAATATAATATGAATTCTTATGTTACTAAACTTTACAATAATAGTGAACCAGTTAAACAGAGTTTAGCCGTTAAAGTTATTACAGAATGAAGCGAGGAATGAAATGAAGATGGGACAACTGTTTTTTTAGAATTGTTTGATGAAAATTATCATCTATCCGAACTTATAGGGTTTGGAATTGTTAATTCGCATGGTATTTTTTATTTTGATTATACGAGTGCTAAATTTGACACGAGTTTTCATGCTTTTTTAGCAAACGAAAATTATCAAAAATTTACTTATAATGCTAAAAGTTTAATTGTTGGTTTAGGCCGCGATAATATTACAATTAACAATATTAGTTATGACATGATGTTAGCGGGCTATATTTATAATTCAAACACAAAAAATACCCTTGATAATTACATTAATTTATTTGCTAAAAAACAAATTTTATCTGATGAATTATTTTATGGCAAAGGGGTTAAAAAAACTATTCCCACGGATTTAAATAAATTAAGTTACTTTATTGGCGAGAAAGCGAATTATATTCACACGTTACGTGAAAAGATTGTTTCTTTATTAACAAGTAGTAATCAATATCAGTTATATTATGATATTGAATTACCAACAACATTTGCTTTGGCTCGAATGGAACGAGCTGGAGTTAAAGTTGACCAACGAGAGCTATCAAAACAAACTGTTCGAATTGAACAAATTGTTAATGACCTAAATCGTGAAATTAATACAATGGCCAATAAAGAAGTTAATCCTAATTCTCCAAAACAATTATCGGAATTATTGTATCAAGACTTACAATTAAAAGATCATAAGAAGGGTTCAACAGCCCAAGAAGTTTTAGAAACAATTAAATTAAGTCACCCAATTATTAGTAAAATTTTGGATTATCGGAAATATCAAAAATTATATTCAACCTATTTAAAAGGGATGGAAAAATACCTTTTCCAAGATGGGAAAGTGCACACAATTTATAAACAAACATTAACAGCAACTGGACGATTATCTTCAGTTGAACCTAATATGCAAAATATTAGTATTCGCGATGAAGTACAAAAAGAAGTTCGTAAAATTTTTGTTGTCTCATCGGAAGATAATATTTTATTATCAGCAGACTATTCACAAATTGAATTGCGAATTTTAGCTGATATGTCAAAAGATGATCATATGTTAGCAGCATTTAATGCTGGAGAAGATATCCATACTAATACGGCGATGAAAATTTTCAATTTGAAAAAAGAAGAAATTACTTCAACAATTCGTCGCAGTGCTAAAGCAGTTAATTTTGGAATCATTTATGGGATTAGTGATTTTGGTTTAGCCAATGATTTAAATATTTCTGTGCCAGAAGCAAAAGAAATTATTCAAAATTATTATCAACAATTCCCAACAATTAAAAATTTCATTGATAGTCAAGTTGAGTTTTGTAAGAATAATGGCTATGTTATGACAATGTTTAACCGTAAACGCTATGTTCCAGAAATTAATGATGCTAATTATATGCAACGGGAATTTGGTAAACGGATTGCAATGAATATGCCAATTCAGGGAACAGCGGCCGATATTATTAAAATAGCTTTAAAAAATATTGATCAAGAATTATTACGCTTAAAGTTAAGAACAAAAATTATTGCCCAAATTCACGATGAATTAATTTTTGAAGTCCCAAAAACAGAATTAGCACAAGTAAAAGCGTTGGTGAAAGATTTAATGGAAAATTCAACAAAACTAAGTGTTAAATTAACTGTTGATATGGTTGAAGGAGCATCTTGATATCAATTAAAATAA
- a CDS encoding GHMP family kinase ATP-binding protein, with product MTSKIIEVKTVGKINTKLDVKRLQQGQKLHKVKTIMFPYEKEFDRIILTPSKKTKTYVTTNNPLIDPNNNTLLKAYDLFVQAFPTAQNVPLHFQLEKNSLVGSGLGFSASNAVGVIKLCCTFFQINFSTKKVKKIIKQLGSDALFFYLAKPAVVTGVGDRIKLLTKKQIKKFAIPNVTVINSQIPSYAQAVFQQLDQKYDYYQQLVNRNDDYYNILQQPAFDLNPQLAQKYQDLKKTYHHVMLAGSGGSFLVW from the coding sequence ATGACAAGCAAAATAATTGAAGTAAAAACTGTTGGTAAAATTAATACAAAACTTGATGTTAAAAGATTACAACAGGGGCAAAAACTTCATAAGGTTAAAACAATTATGTTTCCATATGAAAAAGAATTTGATCGAATTATTTTAACACCAAGTAAAAAAACTAAAACCTATGTGACAACTAATAACCCTTTAATTGATCCCAATAATAATACTCTTTTAAAAGCCTATGATTTATTTGTCCAGGCCTTTCCAACTGCTCAAAACGTTCCTCTTCACTTTCAACTTGAAAAAAATAGTTTAGTTGGTTCAGGGTTAGGTTTTTCAGCTAGTAATGCTGTTGGGGTAATTAAACTATGTTGTACTTTTTTTCAGATTAATTTTTCAACAAAGAAGGTTAAAAAAATTATTAAACAACTTGGTTCTGATGCGCTCTTTTTCTATTTGGCTAAACCAGCAGTTGTAACAGGGGTCGGTGATAGAATAAAACTATTAACAAAAAAACAAATCAAAAAATTTGCTATCCCAAATGTTACCGTTATTAACTCGCAAATTCCGTCATATGCGCAAGCAGTTTTTCAACAATTAGATCAAAAATATGATTATTATCAGCAGCTAGTTAATAGAAATGATGACTATTATAATATTCTCCAACAACCAGCTTTTGATCTTAACCCACAGTTAGCGCAAAAATATCAAGATTTAAAAAAAACCTATCATCATGTTATGCTCGCTGGAAGTGGGGGTTCTTTTTTAGTTTGGTAA
- the rsmA gene encoding 16S rRNA (adenine(1518)-N(6)/adenine(1519)-N(6))-dimethyltransferase RsmA, with the protein MSQTIHHNKQDIIPQKSKGQNFLKNKHIINNIVDAANMTKQTAILEIGPGMGALTDEIIVKAGKVVVVEIDPKLVEFLEQKYHNHKNLKIIKADILKVDINELLAVEFDDFKVVNVISNLPYYITSPIIFKLLTSSNPKMKTLILMMQKEVGERILAQPNNKQYNNLSVVCQYYCDIKKVCLVGKNNFFPVPKVDSIVLAFTFNKKNLAIDNETKFLEFIRALFAYKRKTILNNFATITKDKTLATNVLNNLGYNLNLRAENLSLNDFYQIYQGWTTWQAK; encoded by the coding sequence ATGTCACAAACAATACACCACAATAAGCAAGATATTATTCCCCAAAAAAGTAAGGGACAAAACTTTTTAAAAAATAAACATATTATTAATAATATTGTTGATGCTGCCAATATGACTAAACAAACAGCGATTCTTGAAATTGGCCCAGGGATGGGGGCATTAACTGATGAAATAATTGTTAAAGCTGGTAAAGTTGTTGTGGTTGAAATTGATCCTAAGCTTGTTGAATTTTTAGAACAAAAATATCATAATCACAAAAATTTAAAAATTATTAAAGCTGATATTTTAAAAGTTGATATTAATGAATTATTAGCAGTAGAATTTGATGATTTTAAAGTTGTTAACGTTATTTCAAATTTACCTTACTATATTACTTCACCTATTATTTTTAAATTACTAACAAGTAGTAATCCAAAAATGAAAACTTTAATTTTAATGATGCAAAAAGAAGTTGGGGAACGAATTCTGGCCCAGCCAAATAATAAACAATATAATAATTTATCAGTTGTTTGTCAATATTATTGTGATATTAAGAAAGTTTGTTTAGTTGGAAAAAATAATTTCTTTCCTGTTCCAAAAGTTGATAGTATTGTGCTGGCTTTTACTTTTAATAAAAAAAACTTAGCAATTGATAATGAAACAAAATTTTTAGAATTTATTCGTGCCTTATTTGCCTACAAGCGCAAAACAATTTTAAATAATTTCGCGACAATAACAAAAGATAAAACACTAGCAACAAATGTCTTAAATAACTTAGGATATAATTTAAATTTAAGAGCTGAAAATTTAAGCTTAAATGATTTTTATCAGATTTATCAAGGGTGAACAACATGACAAGCAAAATAA
- the rnmV gene encoding ribonuclease M5 gives MEKFVIVVEGKTDTAKIKNIFPTIATIETSGSAISPATLELIKKLSLTNKIIIFTDPDYPGQKIRDIVSSYLANNCYHAFIDKSKAIRNKKVGIAQASDEDIKTSLANVIQFTGDNNPSLSWTDYVNIVDDSNKRRILQTYYNWPPVNNKKTYKWLTYLNISQTELRTILEENNNVTNNTPQ, from the coding sequence GTGGAAAAATTTGTCATTGTTGTAGAAGGAAAAACTGATACGGCTAAAATAAAAAATATTTTTCCAACCATTGCGACGATTGAGACAAGTGGTAGTGCGATTTCGCCCGCAACTTTAGAATTAATTAAAAAACTAAGTTTAACAAATAAAATTATTATTTTCACAGATCCTGATTATCCAGGTCAAAAAATTCGTGATATTGTTAGCAGCTACTTAGCAAATAACTGTTATCATGCTTTTATTGATAAAAGCAAAGCGATTCGTAACAAAAAAGTTGGAATTGCCCAAGCTAGTGATGAAGACATTAAAACTAGTTTAGCAAATGTTATTCAATTTACGGGAGATAATAATCCTAGTTTAAGTTGAACTGATTATGTTAATATAGTAGATGATAGTAATAAGCGTCGAATTTTACAAACTTATTATAATTGACCACCAGTTAATAATAAAAAGACTTATAAATGATTAACGTATTTAAATATTAGTCAAACAGAACTTAGAACAATTTTGGAGGAAAACAACAATGTCACAAACAATACACCACAATAA
- the mreB gene encoding rod shape-determining protein, with protein MANYKFGKEYSFLALDLGTANTIAYVSGQGIVYNEPSLMAYDTLTNSLIALGTEAYKMIGKTHDHIRMVTPLVDGVISDMEAAQDLLKHIFGRLKLSNIWKNAIVVLACPSGVTELERSALKAIAKDMGASYVLVEEEVKLAALGAGINIGLAQGNLVIDIGGGTTDIAILSAGDIVISRSIKVAGNHFDAEIQKYIRAEYNVLIGIKTAEQIKKDIGSLIKLVNEKPVRVFGRDIITGLPREVLVKPEEIKNVLLAPFSRITDLLVEVLEQTPPELAGDVIRNGITICGGGALIRGIVKYFESIFQLKVRTATDPLMCVIEGAKTYEKKLGALVERIELIDTTEYKL; from the coding sequence ATGGCTAATTATAAATTTGGAAAAGAGTACTCATTTCTAGCACTAGATCTTGGAACAGCAAATACAATTGCTTATGTTTCAGGGCAAGGAATTGTCTATAATGAACCGTCATTAATGGCATATGATACATTGACTAACTCTTTAATAGCCTTGGGGACTGAAGCTTATAAAATGATTGGGAAAACTCATGATCACATTAGAATGGTAACACCATTAGTAGACGGGGTTATTTCAGATATGGAAGCAGCCCAAGATTTACTAAAACACATTTTTGGACGTTTAAAATTATCAAACATTTGAAAAAACGCGATTGTTGTTTTAGCATGTCCTAGTGGAGTTACTGAATTAGAACGTAGTGCATTAAAAGCAATTGCAAAAGATATGGGAGCAAGTTATGTTTTAGTTGAGGAAGAAGTAAAACTAGCTGCTTTAGGAGCAGGAATCAACATTGGTTTAGCACAAGGTAACTTAGTAATTGATATTGGTGGGGGAACAACTGATATTGCGATTTTATCAGCAGGAGATATTGTTATTTCACGTTCAATTAAAGTTGCTGGAAACCATTTTGATGCAGAAATTCAAAAATACATTCGGGCAGAATACAACGTTTTAATCGGAATTAAAACAGCAGAACAAATCAAAAAAGATATTGGTTCATTAATTAAATTAGTAAATGAAAAACCAGTTCGTGTCTTTGGACGTGATATTATTACTGGTTTACCACGAGAAGTATTAGTAAAACCAGAAGAAATTAAAAACGTTTTATTAGCACCATTCTCAAGAATTACTGATTTATTAGTTGAAGTACTTGAACAAACACCACCAGAATTAGCGGGAGATGTAATCCGTAATGGAATTACAATTTGTGGTGGAGGAGCTTTAATTAGAGGGATTGTAAAATACTTTGAATCAATTTTCCAATTAAAAGTTCGTACAGCAACCGACCCATTAATGTGTGTAATTGAAGGAGCCAAAACTTACGAGAAAAAACTTGGTGCTTTAGTAGAACGCATTGAATTAATTGATACAACAGAATATAAACTGTAA
- the mreB gene encoding rod shape-determining protein, with protein MAITDVLKQTFNIQQRPPRKFIAIDLGTTKSIAYISGKGIIFNEASVMAYEVGTKKLVAIGDDAKKLIGKTHDKIEIFTPLKNGAITDLSVAEEFIQHICNKARVADLWKGAIVLIACPKGVTDLEKKALIDMCKNLGADFVEVEEDSLMSALGVGENIFAPKGTFILDIGGGKSSCAIISAGGIVESRSIKIAGNYIDEEIMKFVRAKHTISIGIVTSEQIKKQIGSLFKTKDSKKMVIFGRDVVTGMPKETEITDTEIRKLLVSIFASITELVTDVLEKTPSELAGDAVANGIIITGGSSQISGMKDYFADYFKIPVRVAKNSQTAVIDGCIAYEKNIRQRLIDENKKNR; from the coding sequence ATGGCAATAACAGATGTATTAAAACAAACATTTAACATCCAACAAAGACCACCAAGAAAATTTATTGCAATTGACTTAGGAACAACTAAATCAATCGCTTATATTTCAGGTAAAGGGATTATTTTTAATGAAGCATCAGTAATGGCTTACGAAGTTGGAACAAAAAAATTAGTTGCAATTGGTGATGATGCCAAAAAATTAATTGGAAAAACACACGATAAAATCGAGATCTTTACCCCATTAAAAAATGGAGCAATTACAGATTTAAGTGTTGCTGAGGAATTTATTCAACATATCTGTAATAAAGCAAGAGTTGCTGACTTATGAAAAGGAGCAATTGTCTTAATTGCTTGTCCAAAAGGAGTAACAGATTTAGAGAAAAAAGCACTAATTGATATGTGTAAAAACTTAGGAGCAGATTTTGTTGAAGTTGAAGAAGACTCATTAATGAGTGCCTTAGGAGTTGGGGAAAATATTTTTGCCCCAAAAGGAACATTCATTCTTGATATCGGTGGAGGAAAATCAAGCTGTGCAATTATCTCAGCTGGTGGAATCGTGGAAAGTCGTTCAATTAAAATTGCTGGAAATTACATTGATGAAGAAATTATGAAATTTGTTCGTGCAAAACACACAATCTCAATTGGAATTGTGACTTCAGAACAAATTAAAAAACAAATTGGATCATTGTTTAAAACAAAAGATTCAAAAAAAATGGTAATCTTTGGTCGTGATGTTGTAACTGGAATGCCAAAAGAAACAGAAATTACAGATACTGAAATTAGAAAATTATTAGTAAGTATCTTTGCATCAATTACTGAGTTAGTTACTGATGTGTTAGAAAAAACACCTTCAGAATTAGCTGGTGACGCTGTTGCTAACGGAATTATTATTACTGGAGGTTCTTCACAAATTAGTGGAATGAAAGACTACTTTGCTGATTACTTCAAAATTCCTGTACGTGTGGCTAAAAACAGCCAAACAGCTGTAATTGATGGATGCATCGCTTATGAAAAAAATATTCGTCAACGCTTAATTGATGAAAACAAAAAAAATCGATAA
- a CDS encoding lipoprotein, translating into MKKILALLGLITISTAPVVSVVSCSTIDYKIKQSFASWTFSTKIDSAIYGPVFKGGEINDDKWFFYWFMAQYMNAAQYEKIDITFYQLTNNNVSSNIPVPETLDIWELLNNKFWFETIVNFVNNNKINQLYLRTVLLYLSIYNPIMALAPSALFEANYHNGIISIAYNYDNIGQINEYKKEMKNQYEKLINEEISVKYPDLIPYFLSTSEANRKIEQLINSLVQVMIILQDKFTIIINILT; encoded by the coding sequence ATGAAAAAAATACTGGCCTTACTAGGATTAATTACCATTTCAACTGCGCCAGTAGTAAGTGTTGTTAGTTGTTCAACAATTGATTATAAAATCAAGCAATCTTTTGCAAGTTGAACTTTTTCAACTAAAATTGATAGTGCAATTTATGGTCCCGTTTTTAAAGGTGGGGAAATTAATGATGACAAATGATTCTTCTACTGATTTATGGCCCAGTATATGAATGCAGCCCAATATGAAAAAATTGATATTACTTTTTACCAATTAACAAATAATAATGTTAGTTCAAATATCCCTGTTCCAGAAACTTTAGATATTTGAGAACTTCTTAATAATAAATTTTGATTTGAAACAATTGTTAATTTTGTCAATAATAACAAAATCAACCAGTTATATTTAAGAACGGTTTTATTATACTTATCAATTTATAACCCTATTATGGCCTTAGCCCCTAGCGCTTTATTTGAAGCAAATTATCATAATGGCATAATTAGTATTGCCTATAATTACGATAATATTGGTCAAATTAATGAGTACAAGAAAGAAATGAAAAATCAATATGAGAAACTAATTAATGAAGAAATTAGTGTTAAATATCCTGATCTAATCCCCTATTTCTTATCAACTTCGGAAGCAAATAGAAAAATTGAGCAATTAATTAATAGCCTGGTCCAAGTAATGATTATCTTACAAGATAAATTTACAATAATTATTAATATTCTAACTTAA
- a CDS encoding NAD(P)-dependent oxidoreductase — protein MKILLVGAQGRLGKHLTTELAKENITVLPFNGDAKNLNMLKEQANGVDVIVSTVGANSVEDFVVIAENIISVAKINHQRVVWSGGAASLLTKDNTRLVDTPENAFPEAMRGWIPAVFGHAKVLELFKNSDIVWSYMSPALDFQDVNPRGNYLAAASDKALYNASGVSFASYTNGAKALAAEIINSQFIHHRFTIIEEF, from the coding sequence ATGAAAATTTTATTAGTTGGAGCACAAGGTCGTTTAGGAAAACATCTAACAACTGAACTTGCAAAAGAAAATATCACCGTATTACCTTTTAATGGTGATGCAAAAAATCTAAACATGTTAAAAGAACAAGCTAATGGTGTTGATGTAATTGTCTCAACAGTTGGTGCAAATAGTGTGGAAGATTTTGTTGTAATTGCCGAAAATATTATTAGCGTGGCTAAAATCAATCACCAACGGGTAGTTTGAAGTGGTGGAGCTGCTTCATTATTGACAAAAGACAACACTCGGTTAGTTGATACACCAGAAAATGCTTTTCCAGAAGCAATGCGCGGATGAATCCCGGCTGTCTTTGGCCATGCAAAAGTTTTAGAATTATTTAAAAATAGTGACATTGTTTGATCATACATGTCACCTGCCTTAGATTTCCAAGATGTTAACCCTCGTGGAAACTATTTAGCAGCAGCCAGTGATAAAGCTTTGTACAATGCTAGTGGTGTTAGTTTTGCAAGTTATACAAATGGGGCTAAAGCATTAGCAGCAGAAATTATTAACTCCCAATTTATCCATCATCGTTTTACAATTATTGAGGAGTTTTAA
- a CDS encoding helix-turn-helix domain-containing protein, which produces MNLATNEQYQIIKAKNPTYQDSFCYGNFNTKIFCLVTCNSKKPLQKNCIIFENIDEAFANSYRPCKGCTHIPTAQHQYTTNWIVELEQYLSENYYYDLNLDFLADNIGINKYHLVHRFKEVYQTTPINYLIEKRLAAAHTLIQNGLSISDAAFRVGFKSYHYFARCFKKHYHYSPGEIKK; this is translated from the coding sequence ATGAACTTAGCAACAAATGAACAATATCAAATTATTAAAGCAAAAAATCCTACTTATCAGGATTCTTTTTGCTATGGTAATTTTAACACCAAAATTTTTTGCCTTGTAACTTGTAATTCGAAAAAACCGTTACAAAAAAATTGCATAATATTTGAAAACATTGATGAAGCTTTTGCTAATAGTTATCGCCCATGTAAAGGTTGTACTCATATTCCAACAGCTCAACACCAATATACAACGAACTGAATTGTTGAGTTAGAACAATATTTAAGTGAAAATTATTACTACGATCTTAATCTTGATTTCTTAGCTGATAATATTGGTATTAATAAATATCATTTGGTTCATCGCTTTAAAGAAGTTTATCAGACAACACCAATAAACTATTTAATTGAAAAACGGTTAGCCGCAGCCCATACTTTAATTCAAAATGGTTTATCAATTAGCGACGCTGCTTTTCGAGTTGGTTTTAAATCTTATCATTACTTTGCCCGTTGTTTCAAAAAACATTATCATTATTCTCCTGGTGAAATTAAAAAATAA